The genomic segment CGGAACAGGATGCGGACATCGCTTTCGGAGTATGTGTAAAGCTCGGCGCCAATCTCAATCTTTCCCTGATGAGTGAACTTGACTGCGTTTTGCATCAGGTTGATCAAGATCTGTTTCAGGCGCAACTGATCTCCTTTCATCACATCCGGGATCCTCTCGTCAATCTGGTGGTTCATCACCAAATGCTCACGTTTGTTTTGATGGGAAAACTGCTTGATGATATCATCTATGATGTAATGGAGGTTGAATTCACTTTCAATTAGCTCCATCTTGCCACTTTCGATCTTGGAAAAATCCAGGATATCGTTGATGATTTTCAGGAGATTGCGGCTGGAAGAATGCATGAGATTGTAAATCTCGCGCTGTTCCGGGCTGGCATCCATGTGTGTAAGCACCTGCAGAAACCCGGTGATACCGTTTAGCGGAGTACGGATTTCGTGGCTCATATTAGCCAGAAAATGACTCTTTGCGATGTTTGCTGCTTCGGCCTTTTCTTTGGCTTCCAGATATCTTGCTTCCAGTTTCTTTTGTTCGCTTACGTCGATCAAATAACCATATCTACAAGATTCCTCCTCTTCCGGAGAGGTTATTATTCTACATACATCCATCACCCAGCATAGTTCTCCGTTTTGACCCAGAACTCTGTAGTAGATTGCAGATTCCTTGCCTGGTTGCAGGTTCTGACAATGTTGTTTCACCTTTTCTTTGTCTTCAGAAAACACGATGTCCAGGAAAGAAGCATTTGTTGAGGTTAGTTCCTCAGCGCTAAAGCCCCAATTGCTTACGTTTTCGGAGATGAACAGCATCTTGGGAGGGCGAACTCTGCACTTGTACAAGACCACCGGGCCGCGGGAAAACTCTTCTTTCCATTGATTCAGTTCTTTTTCTTGCTGCTGTAAGTTTTTTTCCAGCATAGCTAGTTTTCCCAAGGTCTTTGTATTGTTTCGGACTGATTTGTGCCAAAACAATACAAGGACAAAGGCA from the Candidatus Cloacimonadota bacterium genome contains:
- a CDS encoding ATP-binding protein; the protein is NIKGIRNLPNRIYQRDYCFASKDPQLISEIDRALQILRQNGTLAALQNKWFVSEQMEPKLDSAQTIVPVFMVILLAFAFVLVLFWHKSVRNNTKTLGKLAMLEKNLQQQEKELNQWKEEFSRGPVVLYKCRVRPPKMLFISENVSNWGFSAEELTSTNASFLDIVFSEDKEKVKQHCQNLQPGKESAIYYRVLGQNGELCWVMDVCRIITSPEEEESCRYGYLIDVSEQKKLEARYLEAKEKAEAANIAKSHFLANMSHEIRTPLNGITGFLQVLTHMDASPEQREIYNLMHSSSRNLLKIINDILDFSKIESGKMELIESEFNLHYIIDDIIKQFSHQNKREHLVMNHQIDERIPDVMKGDQLRLKQILINLMQNAVKFTHQGKIEIGAELYTYSESDVRILFRVLDTGIGINPEKQKDIFDNYTQADSSITSKYGGTGLGLAIVKRLVELMHGFIWVESQPNKGSCFFFILPFRQYNEIDVPEPEISAEVVYHDKSLTGKILLAEDEPINQMVTRRQLETWGLQVEVVPNGLEALNATKQNDYDIILMDIQMPVMDGITATQKIRDLEVALQKHTPIVAFTAAALVGDRERFLAAGMDAYIAKPIDVEELYQILGSLLIADKK